ggccgcgtctcgccttcgtccaaggatcgccgccgaagtcgtcccctcgccttTCGTCTCCGTCATTCCTGGCCGTCTctgccgcgcccgttcgtcgttgtcgttccctcgcctcgtcgcgtggtggtaaggatctctccttcGCTGCCCCGTcttcgtcctttcggtgtcgcccgtgcccgttgtgcggttgtcgaccccggtactcgtgtaccggtgtcggtagtcgttcgcttgtgcgtgtggtgaccgtgttagtgtgcccgctcggtagccgcgtggtttccacgtgtgcagcccgtgtggtgtctagtggagtccgtttgtcggccactcgcctcggttgacacacgggatctgcTTCTGTCGACCAGTGGACcatctctgtgtactcggtctaccgtggtcctttaggttatcatgtggggtccgcatgtcaacggcgcagccttcctgtcttttccaggctagcgcttacacatgttttatagttgcaaaacctaattataataatccgcaaatctccaagtaacagcattaaacttcggatgatcatatcttggtcatacgagctccgaatcgatccgttcaagtctcctaatgtttgttataacctaaagaaccctgtgctttctttttatgtattgttattgcttctttataggcttgtagctttgcttgtgtgcttcgcgtagtcttcgtcgttccggaggttcccgaagcgtggtttgcggtcgtcgccgaaggttcggaaggccgttatctctgagcaaggcaagtcacatcatccttgaacatattgaatcccagtttataaaattattttgatttaaattattgcattatcgctttatttaaattcccgcgttatcactgttttatttagccatgcctatttacctttgttatgaccttattattattgctattgttattattagcttgttcaccctaggataaacaaaaccccaactagtgggtactctattcatggttccactagtatgaatttaggtagatgcttcgctgattaattaggcaacattaggtggttttataactttagactctgggaattctcatatcatttggacactatggaatggttggcttatgttggaattggacacacacctccccctctattcaaaacccccaaaatggttttaggctgggctcgaggtgcgtggttgggttttgttagtcgtacctcgagtactataaggattaagctcgggcctctgttgcaaagcactaccgtacttccacatgtctagtgggtaaggcttagtttgtggcttagtctggttataaacaaaagtacacggatggagatggacgaagtcgggggtcgatggacatctctaggactaatgaaggctacacgagctgcggcccggtagtcgagatgtcatggcacagggctggtgtcctgctgctaggtgctcaatcctgcctgcctgtcccggaggttccggccgtaggtggggttgggtcggtactcttgtttatggctaggatgggttgggaactatgtcacgtcttccgtccgtataccgtggtggtatgtggcacgtggttacacgtgaggaagatgtgtcttgtgggtaaagatgtacacctctgatcagagtataacctattcgaatagccgcgccctcggttatgggcaagcctagcaatgtacccaagttagtgttttaattcttaaaatttgcttaacaactaaaatgtggaatggttggcctgggttggcttgggacgagatgggacccagggtcgggttgccagttcagtctgaatcatcgtaggccttgggttaaggcaggttcgtgagggttcacggccttgattaataacactgtgtaactctaggatcgtctttatataatggctttgggcaactaagtgacttttaaatgctgttttctacaaaacttaacccctatattattaccccttgtaccctcttgcattaatcatgcatctgccggtgtgacttgctgagtactgtggttgtactcattcttgctcaatcttcccccccccttcagtaagagaagctttggagaagaagtcttaggtggagtcctggcttataccccagttgagcgcctgtgaagatggagccgtaggcccacTAGTCCGCTGCTGGTTATTTTTtaattgtcaggccttaagtgcctttgtaataatgtaaatattatcgatataataaagatgtgtcttttatatcatgtttgtgtggtgtaccccggcttttcctgggacggggattaatacactagcgttcgggaaaatgtatttttctcggtcgcgacagtcACACTGAGATATAAAGTGAGTGACGAGTCATAACATTATCTATCTTGCTAACCATCAAGTATCTGTGATGGGCAATAAACTTACTTTGACGATGGTATGCAGGGACATCTGTGGAGGCACATCACGTAACATCCAAACGACATGACTCACTCTGATCCTAATAGAATATCCAACCAAAACAAACACTCTAAAGCAACCGATAAGGAATTCAAAGAAAACCCATCCATCGCATCTATAAATAGACAAGCACAATGTAAACCCCCTTCATCCTTCTCACAACTCAAACATTACAGCGAAAGCATAACAACTAGAATCCCACCACAACGAAGATCATTTTCTTCTTTGCTCTCCTTGCTATTGCTGCATGCAGCGCCTCTGCGCAGTTTGATGCTGTTACTCAAGTTTACAGGCAATATCAGCTGCAGCCGCGTCTCatgtgtcacgaccggaaataacccaacgggcgttccttacgtgagtgcattattccttgtcccaggaggcaaggtacaccaaaagttgatacagttcagagttcaacaagcggaagcgtaaatagttaatttattacatgggcagcgaaggcccagcacacacaaagacaaacgagaaacagcggaagactagggcgacgaccacaggcgcttgacggtaggcacgagctagacaccaaaaccttcatcttccagagactcctcttctgggtttgggaaaaaaattgagcaagactgagtacaaccaccgtactcaacaagacacacccacaagtgcataataaatgcaagggagtacaagggagttataatataaagggttagggttgcagtaaacagcatttaaagatacttagttgctcaaagctattttgtaaacacgattctagaactatacaatattatttatcaaggccgtgaacccacacgaacctgccttaacccaaggcctacgatgattcagaccgaaccggcaacccgaccctgggtccaagctcgtcccaagccaacccaggccaaccattccacattttagttgttaagcaggttttaagaattaaaacactaacttgggtacattgctcggcttgcccataaccgagggcgcggctattcgaatagattatactctgatcaaaggtgtacatctttacccacaagacacatcttcctcacgtgcaaccacgtggcacataccaccacggtatacagacggaagacgtgacatagtttccaacccatcctagccatagacaagagtaccgacccaatcccacctacggccggaacccccgggacaggtaggcaggactgagcccctagcagcaggacaccggccctgtgccatgacatctcgactaccgggccgcagctcgtgtagccttcatttgccctggagatgtccatcgacccccgacttcgtccatctccatccgtgtacttttgtttataaccagactgagccacaaactaagccttacccactagacatgtggaagtacgctagtactttgcaacagaggcccgaagaccggtccttatatggccgaggtgctactatcaaaaccatgcaccccgagcccagcctaaaaccattgttggggattttgaatagagggggcggtgtgaatccaattccacaatactccaacaattccaaagtgtccaggtgatatgaatatcccaaagtctagagttgtaaaaccgcctaatgttacctaattaaatagcgaagcatctacctaaaatcatactagtggtaccatgagtagagtgtccactagttggggttttgtttattctagggtgaacaaggaaataataacaataacaataataaggtcataacaaaggtaaataggcatggctagataaaacagtgataacgcgggaatttaaataaagcgataatgcaataattttaaagcaacataattttataaactgggattcaatatgttcaaggatgatgtgacttgccttgctcgctttcccaaacgccggcttcaacttccgaagctgcagcgtctacacgaccaacggaaaagaaaaggcttttactctaataaactccatataacaagcagaaacaaagcacaaaaatgggttcttgacttcttaaggaaaaattagagacttgaacggtccaattccgagttcaaatggccaagttatggccatttgaagtttatatgctctttaaatgaatatttgcgaatttcttcatttaaattttaatttaaaatggatttattgcgtcagccgaggggaggggcgcgcggaccgggtccacgggggtggggcccacgcggcagccccacggtccacggtggaccgggcgcacccgggctcacaccggccggcgccgtgggtcccacgcgtcagccgcacccgaggacgcgggcggctgacagccgggccccacgcggcagccgcacggtgcgcccgaaggcggccacgccggcgcagcggcgggaggcggcgcgccctcacccctatggtcgccggcggcggccataggcacggcggagcggcggccgagagaggggaagggaagggggaaaagaagcggcggtccacggctcaccccgggtcgacggcgacgacggaaacggcgaccggagcggaggaaggcggcggcgcggctcgggtggacggggtcgacggtgctccggcggtcggcgagcgaaacggaggggtggacgaggtcgccggGGATGCGGTGGAGCCGAAggtggcgacgccgaggcgggaggtggtccggggcgacgacggcggcggaccggagctcggcggtgacggcggagagagagaacgacggcgcgagctcgattccgacggggagagagggcggcgagtggcggaaacggtggagggaggcacggggaaggtttatataggattgggagggggagggagctgccggacgagggggaaacgggcgcggaagatccggtcgccattgatggcgccggcgaggttaggggagaggtttccaaacgaatccgagggagagagggagggaaaaatggggggaaagagggagggaatcacggggaatatttccccccactttattgcgcgcgtggatggcgggaggcggcgggattcgcggcggcggcggcgctagggcacgggcgaggcggcgggagcggcgggaggaaggggatgacgggtgggccccacccgtcagcgagggtggcgggcgggcccgcccgtcagcggcacgcgcgcggggaggaggccgaatgggccgcggaggagaggagagagagggagagagatgggccgagccggcccaagagggggaggagggggaaaaggactttttttagggtttttctttttataaaacctttttaactttgtttatttcttcttaattattatttgtgctctgaaaattccactaaaatttatttacgcattttaggcttttaggaaatatacaaaaatcctccaagccttatttgacttttaactttgcacattttaattgttggaggctttcacacggattttaattattctaggcataatttcggggatgtattttagagtcgttttgggacgcgacatcaTGCTGCAGCAACAGATGCTTAGCCCAAGCGGTGAGTTCGTAAGGCAGCAGTGCAGCACAGTGGCAACCCCCTTCTTCCAATCACCCGTGTTTCAACTGAGAAACTGCCAAGTCATGCAGCAGCAGTGCTGCCAACAGCTCAGGATGATCGCGCAACAGTCTCACTGCCAGGCCATTAGCAGTGTTCAGGCGATTGTGCAGCAGCTACAGCTACAACAGTTTGCTGGCGTCTACTTCGATCAGACTCAAGCTCAAGCCCAAGCTATGTTGGCCCTAAACTTGCCGTCAATATGCGGTATCTACCCAAGCTACAACACTGCTCCCTATAGCATTCCCACCGTCGGTAGTATCTGGTACTGAATTGTAGCAGTATAGTAGTACAGgagagaaaaataaagtcaTGCATCATCGTGTGTGACAAGTTGAAACATCGGGGCGATACAAATCTTAATAAAAATGTCATGCAAATTTAAACATAATGCCTCTGTAAGGATAAATCCTAGTACATTGTTGAAATTAATTATCATCACCGCCTACTATGGTTGCATTTACAACTTTACGATGTGTTCCTACATTTGGTTCTAAGCTACTATGGCTACTCGACGTGAACGGAGTGTGTTAAGCAGGTCAATCTTTTCATTTCGATCAGAACAAAGTCAAAACGCATGTGGCAAATAGTATATACCCTACAACGTAATCCTACACCATAGGCAAATCATTGCCAATACGTGCTAGCCGAACTGTTGTGAGAAGCAATGCCTCCTAAGTCACGATTCCGTTCCCTTTCGTGATTTTTTCTTTCTAACGTGTTTTTTAACTCCTCGGCAAAATAAACGCAAGCTAATCTTTCAGATTTTTCTCCAAAGTGGTCATAAAATCAATGACGGCAAAATAAACATTGTTGAAATTAATTATCATCACCATCTACTATGGTTGCATTTACAACTTTACGATGTGTGCCTGCATTCGGTTCTAAGCTACTATGGCTACTTGTCGCGCCCGGAAAAATACCTTTTCCAGAACGCTAGTGtgttaatccccgtcccaggaaaagccggggtacaccacacaaacatgatataaaagacacatctttatatatcgataatatttacattatcacaaaggcgcttcaggcctgacaatcaaaaataaacagcagcggactagcgggcctacggttccatcttcacaggcgctcaactggggtataagccaggactccaccaaggacatcttctccaaagcttatCTTACTGAAGGAGGGAAAGATAGAgtaagaatgagtacaaccacagtactcagcaagccacactgggagatgcatgattaatgcaagggggtacaaggggataataataatATGGTTGGATTTTGCACTAAAGAgcatttaaaagacacttagtcgctcaaagctattttgtaaacacgatcctagagctacacaatattattaatcaagactgtgaaccctcacgaacctgccttaacccaaagcctacgatgattcggaccgaactggcaacccgacctcggtcccagctcgtcccaagccaacccaggccaaccattccatattttagttgttaagaaaattttaagaatgaaaccactaacttgggtacattgccaggcttgcccatatccgagggcacggctgttcgaatagattatactctgatcagaggtgtacatctttacccacaagacacgccTTTACTCTGCATTCCATTGCAATTGGAACCCATAAAAAAAACGTGACATAACCCtttacccatcctagccgtgaacaaaagcaccgacccaaccctgcctacggccgatatcccgggacaggcaggccaggattgagcccctagcaacaggatctagaccgggtgcgccacacgcataggggtgagaccacccgtgtactagtccagtgccatggcatttCGACTAACAGACACCAGCccatgtagccttcatttgcctaaacatctcgattaccgatccgcagctcgcgtagccttcatttgcctcagagatatccatcgtcgcaacgacttcatccatctctatccgtgtccttttgttcaggactagactgagcaccgagttaagccttacccattagacatgtggttagtacagtagtgctttgcaacagaggcccgaccttaatccttatattggccggggtgctacttcccacaactggcatgcacccaaaccccaccggaaaacaggttttaggggttttgaaagaggaagagaggggtatgtcatattccaccataagccaaccgttccatagtatccaagtgatataagaattcccaaagtctaaagttataataCCACCTattgttgcctaattaatcagcgaagcatctacctaaattcatactagtggaaccataaatatagtacccactagttgaggttttatTTGCCTAGGGTAAGCAAGGTGATAATAACAATTGCAATAATAAGGCTATAACAAGGATTAATAGGTaatgctaaataaaacagtggtaacgcgggaatttaaataaagcagtaatgcaataattcaaatcaaaataattttataaattgggattcaatatgctgaaggatgatgcgacttgccttgctcagagagaacggccttccgaaccttcggcgacgaccgcgaaccacgcttcgggaacctccggaacgacaggagctacgcgaagcacacaagcagaGCTAaaccctataaagaagcaacaacaatacataaaaagaaagcacagggttctttaggttataacaaacattaggagattTGAATGGTTCCATTCaaagttcgtatgaccaagatatgatcatccgaagtttaatgttgTTGCATGGAGATTTAcggattattgtaattaggttttgcaactaaAATATGTGTAAGctctagcctggaaaagacaggaaggctgcgctgttgacatccggaccccacatgtcaacctaagagACCACAGTGGACCGGGTACACaaagacggtccacgggtcgacggaagcggaccccatgtgtcaaccgaggcgagtggccatCAAACGGACTCCAccagacaccacgcgggctgcacacgtggaaaccatgcggctaccgagcgggcacacaaacacggtcaccacacgcaccacgaacgactaccgacactggtacacgggtaccggggttgacaaccgcacaacgggcacggggcgacaccgaaaggacgaggacgaggcagcgagaggaggcacccttaccaccacgcgatgAGGCGTGGGAACAACGATGGCGAATGGGCACGGCGGAGACGGCTCGGGGACGATGGAGGCGAAAGGGGAGGGAACGACTTCAGCGGcaatccttggacgaaggcgagacgcggccggcgcaacgcttgacgacgcggagccgaggacgaagacgacgacggggctgcagcaaCCTTGACGAAACGCGGGCGGTGAACACGatcggctcgacggagggacgaacgccacgacgaccgggaacgacgagaggacgacgatgggaaccggcgaggaggcgacgacgaatGCCGGCGGGTTCGGCCGAAGGGGaggcgatgccgaggacgacgtgGAACACGCCACTGCGATaccggaggaggagacggcgacgtcggccggcgcacgggcgacgaATAGCAGTCGGCCAGAGACGGGGAGGTACTGGACGCCGATGAGGAGGCCACTCCGGCGagcttcgggcgaggaggaggtgatgccggagATGAGGACGGCGTCGCAGaggcgagggaggtggtggcgacgtcggccggtgcaaaggcgaggcggcacaggcggttGGAGGCGGAGCAGTGGCGGCAACACCACCGTTGCCGGCGGGGACGCACCTCTAGGGGTTTCCGCGTGaaacggaggcgacgccggtggaggggaggcagctgcgacgccgagggaggagacggcgcggccgaccagcacgcgggcgaggcggtaggggcggctggagatggccggcggcacgggagagtgaggaggacggcggggagaggtggtgaaGCCACGGGAGAGCGCGGGAGGGGGTAAAAATTAGAGAACGGATctagggggttccattttataggataggggagggagccgggcacgAGAGAggtgggaacggcggcggaatttgtggccggcggccggggaagacgcgtccgttcccgacgattgagggcgccattcaagggggaaaatgGGGGAAACCAAAGAGGATTGATTAGGGAATAAAAGCCCCCAATCAATTTGGAGTTAAAGCCCTTGATTcgagcggatttggaggaggatgAGGGATAGATTTGAACGGGAGAGATGAGAGGAGACCGACggctggaggtgggagacgggtccgacaggtgggacccacctgcaAGGCGCGGTCAACGCACGTGGGCGCGCGCGTGACAGGCGCGTGCGGCGCGGCCTGGGGAGGCTCGGCTGGGCTGGGACACGGCCCAGGTAGGAGGGGGCAGGGCGGCCTGCGCCGGGCAGaccgggaggggagggaggattGGAAGGAGTGggtcgggaggaggaggagaggcccgggagaggagggaaagagagggaggagagggagactttgggctaggctcggcccaaaggaggaaggagggattatttttagtttttctttttagtaaactttgataatggctgttgttgtttaataattatttccagtattctgaaaattcaagtaaaatttgagggctccttttagaccaaggagaatttaacgaAAATTCTTCGGGCTACATTCGAAattttcttgtacgcattttaatgtttgccaattttttttcaaattttaattaattctattattccttttagagaatgatttttatttcgggatgaatttatcaggacgtgacactaCTCAACGTGAACGGAGTGTGTTAAGAAGGTCAATCTTTTCATTTCGATTAGAACAAAGTCAAAACGCATGTGGCAAATAGTATATACCCTACAACGTAATCCTACACCATATAAAACATGCCC
This genomic window from Oryza sativa Japonica Group chromosome 12, ASM3414082v1 contains:
- the LOC107276994 gene encoding prolamin PPROL 17D; its protein translation is MGNKLTLTMNPTTTKIIFFFALLAIAACSASAQFDAVTQVYRQYQLQPRIMLQQQMLSPSGEFVRQQCSTVATPFFQSPVFQLRNCQVMQQQCCQQLRMIAQQSHCQAISSVQAIVQQLQLQQFAGVYFDQTQAQAQAMLALNLPSICGIYPSYNTAPYSIPTVGSIWY